The Metabacillus litoralis genome contains a region encoding:
- the fni gene encoding type 2 isopentenyl-diphosphate Delta-isomerase, producing the protein MVSKRAQRKIEHIQHALSTGQQCSNGFDDVTFVHQSLPNLSVDDINLSSNVGELSLSSPLFINAMTGGGGEDTVIINEALAQAAAETKIAVAVGSQMSAIKDSSERPSYEIMRKVNPKGIILANLGSEATIDQAKTAIDMVEANALQIHINVVQELVMPEGDRDFTNAIKRIENIVTNVKVPVIVKEVGFGMNREAASQLEEIGVSAIDVGGFGGTNFSKIENMRREQVLSYFNSWGIPTAASIAEVKLGQGNMSIIGSGGIQHSLDVAKAIGLGASAVGIAGYFLKIFIEKGYDDLVQEIKQIHTDLTYIMTALGVKTIKELQEAPLVISGNTHHWLNERGIETSSYSRR; encoded by the coding sequence ATGGTGAGTAAAAGAGCGCAAAGGAAAATAGAACATATTCAGCATGCTTTATCTACTGGACAGCAATGTTCCAACGGATTTGATGATGTTACCTTTGTTCATCAAAGCTTACCAAACCTGTCTGTTGATGATATAAATTTATCATCTAATGTTGGCGAACTTTCCTTGAGTTCGCCTCTTTTTATAAATGCGATGACAGGTGGTGGCGGTGAGGACACGGTTATCATTAACGAAGCGCTAGCACAAGCTGCTGCAGAAACAAAAATCGCTGTAGCAGTAGGTTCACAAATGTCTGCGATAAAGGACAGTAGTGAAAGGCCCTCCTATGAGATCATGAGGAAAGTTAATCCAAAAGGTATTATATTAGCTAACTTAGGTAGTGAGGCCACAATTGATCAAGCTAAAACTGCTATTGATATGGTTGAAGCAAACGCATTACAAATCCATATAAATGTTGTTCAGGAACTGGTTATGCCAGAAGGTGATCGAGATTTTACAAATGCTATCAAAAGAATAGAGAACATTGTTACGAACGTCAAAGTACCTGTTATTGTTAAAGAAGTTGGTTTTGGTATGAATCGAGAGGCTGCTTCGCAATTAGAAGAGATTGGTGTTTCTGCAATAGATGTAGGCGGCTTTGGTGGGACAAACTTTTCTAAGATTGAAAATATGCGTCGTGAACAGGTTTTAAGTTATTTTAATTCTTGGGGAATCCCTACTGCAGCCTCAATTGCTGAGGTCAAACTTGGACAAGGCAATATGTCTATCATCGGCTCTGGAGGTATTCAACACTCTCTTGATGTAGCTAAAGCTATAGGTTTGGGTGCATCTGCAGTTGGAATAGCTGGTTACTTCCTGAAAATATTTATTGAAAAAGGATATGATGATTTAGTCCAAGAAATAAAACAAATACATACAGATTTAACCTATATCATGACAGCTCTCGGAGTGAAAACAATTAAAGAGCTTCAAGAGGCTCCCCTTGTCATAAGTGGAAATACCCATCATTGGTTAAATGAAAGGGGTATCGAAACATCATCCTATAGTAGAAGGTAA
- the rpsA gene encoding 30S ribosomal protein S1: protein MVEELNSVQVETPEVGDVVKGIVTKVEEKQVIVEIENCKHSGIIPISELSSLHVEKASDVINENDELELKVLKVEEEALVLSKRAVDAEKAWDALEQKFESKEVFDAEVKDVVKGGLVVDLGVRGFIPASLVEAHFVEDFSDYMGKTLSLIVVELDREKNRVILSHRAVIEKEQNEKKSEILDSINVGSTIEGTVQRLTDFGAFVDIGGIDGLVHISQLSHSHIDKPSDVVEEGQKVTVKVLGIDRDNERISLSIKETLPGPWADVTNNVKPGDVLDGVVKRLVSFGAFVEIHPGVEGLVHISQISNKHIGTPQEVLEENQEVKVKVLDINESEKRISLSIRELEETSKASNEDLTNYQAAQEESSTGFQLGEMIGDQLKKLK from the coding sequence ATGGTAGAAGAATTAAACAGTGTTCAAGTGGAAACACCTGAAGTTGGTGATGTTGTAAAAGGAATCGTAACAAAGGTTGAAGAAAAACAGGTGATTGTCGAAATAGAAAATTGTAAGCATTCCGGTATCATTCCAATCAGCGAACTTTCTAGTCTTCATGTGGAAAAGGCTTCTGATGTTATAAATGAAAATGATGAACTAGAATTAAAAGTTTTAAAGGTGGAAGAAGAAGCTTTAGTGCTTTCTAAAAGAGCCGTTGATGCTGAAAAAGCATGGGATGCATTAGAACAAAAATTTGAATCTAAAGAAGTTTTTGATGCAGAAGTTAAAGATGTTGTAAAAGGCGGACTTGTTGTTGATTTAGGTGTAAGAGGATTTATTCCTGCTTCTTTAGTTGAAGCTCATTTTGTTGAGGATTTCTCTGATTATATGGGGAAAACTCTTTCTCTAATTGTTGTTGAATTAGACCGCGAAAAAAATCGTGTTATTCTCTCGCATCGTGCAGTAATTGAAAAAGAGCAAAATGAAAAGAAATCAGAAATACTTGATTCTATAAATGTAGGTTCCACAATTGAAGGAACTGTTCAACGCTTAACAGATTTTGGTGCATTTGTTGATATTGGAGGAATTGATGGATTAGTTCATATCTCACAATTATCACATAGTCATATTGATAAACCATCAGATGTAGTGGAAGAAGGACAAAAAGTAACCGTTAAAGTACTTGGAATAGATCGTGATAATGAAAGAATTTCATTATCAATTAAAGAAACTCTACCTGGACCTTGGGCTGACGTTACTAATAATGTAAAACCTGGTGATGTTCTAGATGGTGTAGTTAAACGTTTAGTATCGTTTGGTGCATTTGTTGAAATTCATCCTGGCGTAGAGGGACTTGTTCATATTTCACAAATTTCAAACAAACATATTGGTACTCCACAAGAAGTTCTTGAAGAAAATCAAGAAGTGAAAGTAAAAGTACTAGACATAAATGAATCAGAAAAACGTATTTCTCTAAGTATTCGTGAGTTAGAAGAAACGTCAAAAGCATCAAATGAAGATTTAACAAATTATCAAGCAGCACAGGAAGAATCTTCTACAGGTTTTCAATTAGGTGAGATGATTGGAGATCAATTAAAAAAATTAAAATAA
- a CDS encoding lysophospholipid acyltransferase family protein: MSLYPFARSVVAGFLKPTFRIKVEGLEHFPKEGGVLLCTNHISNIDPPVVGVTAPRKVLFMAKAELFQVPVLKQLLNNFGTFPVKRGGGDREALRAGLKVLKEGNVLGLFPEGTRSKDGKLGKGMSGAGFFALRSTAAVVPCAIIGPYKAFSTLRVVYGKPINMEEYREKKISTEEMTSIIMEEIGKLIQK; encoded by the coding sequence GTGTCATTATATCCATTTGCCCGGTCAGTTGTTGCTGGTTTTTTAAAACCAACATTTCGTATTAAAGTAGAAGGACTAGAGCATTTCCCTAAAGAGGGTGGTGTTTTATTATGTACCAATCATATTAGTAATATAGATCCGCCGGTTGTTGGAGTTACAGCTCCTAGAAAAGTATTGTTTATGGCTAAAGCTGAACTTTTTCAAGTGCCGGTATTGAAACAATTACTGAACAATTTTGGTACATTCCCTGTTAAGCGTGGTGGAGGCGACCGCGAAGCGTTAAGAGCTGGATTAAAGGTTCTTAAAGAAGGGAATGTCTTAGGATTATTTCCAGAGGGAACAAGAAGTAAAGATGGAAAACTTGGTAAGGGAATGTCAGGTGCTGGTTTCTTTGCACTTCGTTCTACTGCCGCAGTTGTACCTTGTGCTATAATAGGACCATATAAAGCTTTTTCAACGCTAAGAGTTGTATACGGAAAGCCAATAAATATGGAAGAATATCGTGAGAAAAAAATTAGTACAGAAGAAATGACATCTATTATTATGGAAGAAATAGGGAAACTTATTCAAAAATAA
- the cmk gene encoding (d)CMP kinase, with protein sequence MKQKKLSVAIDGPAAAGKSTVAKIIAEDYSYIYIDTGAMYRALTYKALQDGIDLKDEKSVADILSKIKIELHPSKDGQLVMINGENVSDVIRTNEVTNNVSFVAMHPLVREEMLKRQRQLAIEGGVVMDGRDIGTHVLPNAELKIFLRASVEERAKRRHEENMKKGFSSNYEQLKQEIANRDKLDSEREVAPLKKAEDAIEIDTTALSIQDVVRKIEDYLEERL encoded by the coding sequence ATGAAGCAAAAAAAATTATCCGTTGCAATTGATGGGCCAGCGGCTGCTGGAAAAAGTACAGTTGCTAAAATAATTGCAGAAGATTACTCATATATATACATAGATACTGGTGCCATGTACAGGGCTTTAACATATAAAGCGCTACAAGATGGGATTGATTTAAAAGATGAAAAATCAGTAGCAGATATCTTATCTAAAATTAAAATAGAATTACATCCATCAAAAGACGGACAACTTGTCATGATTAATGGAGAGAATGTATCAGATGTGATTCGAACAAATGAAGTAACGAATAATGTTTCCTTTGTAGCTATGCATCCATTAGTAAGAGAGGAAATGTTAAAGCGTCAACGTCAATTAGCAATTGAAGGCGGAGTTGTTATGGACGGTCGAGATATAGGTACACATGTATTACCTAATGCAGAATTAAAAATATTTTTAAGAGCATCTGTTGAAGAGAGAGCTAAAAGGCGTCATGAGGAAAATATGAAAAAAGGATTTTCTTCTAACTATGAACAACTGAAGCAAGAAATTGCAAATCGTGATAAGCTTGATTCAGAAAGAGAGGTTGCTCCCCTGAAGAAGGCAGAAGATGCGATTGAAATTGACACAACAGCTTTATCTATCCAAGATGTTGTTAGAAAAATAGAAGATTATTTAGAAGAAAGGCTTTGA
- a CDS encoding YpfB family protein translates to MKRFERILIKLIVIQFIALVCAQVLIQNTTVQPYLSRVVQYEGVNKITITEWLETFSQ, encoded by the coding sequence ATGAAACGATTTGAGCGAATTTTGATTAAACTAATTGTTATTCAATTCATTGCCCTAGTATGTGCACAGGTACTCATACAAAATACCACTGTTCAACCATACTTATCACGTGTTGTCCAATATGAAGGTGTTAACAAAATAACAATTACTGAATGGCTAGAAACGTTTAGTCAATAA
- a CDS encoding flagellar brake protein has protein sequence MIKIGDVISLETKGAKLERLKCKLVEKKGNKLYIDYPINQETGRSAFLMLGTQLVASFVSNESVFRFQTEVTGRIKENIPMISLTYPGDDQLIRIQRRQFVRIDANLDVAIHSLHNEFQPFTAVTADISAGGTALLLPKSIKLKEKQEIVIWFSLPFQNEGIEYIKVKGKIIRFIPADHDLFVKAPIEFQNIDEDTRQVLIRFCFNQQILIRRKGLTIE, from the coding sequence GTGATAAAAATTGGGGATGTCATTTCGCTAGAAACGAAGGGCGCAAAATTAGAGAGACTAAAGTGTAAACTAGTAGAAAAAAAGGGCAATAAACTATATATTGATTACCCTATAAACCAAGAGACAGGCCGTTCAGCCTTCTTAATGTTAGGAACACAACTTGTTGCTTCGTTTGTTTCGAATGAAAGTGTTTTTCGTTTTCAAACAGAGGTTACAGGGCGAATAAAAGAAAATATTCCGATGATTTCACTTACGTATCCTGGTGATGACCAATTAATTAGAATTCAAAGAAGACAATTTGTACGTATTGATGCAAATCTAGATGTAGCCATTCATTCTCTGCATAATGAGTTTCAACCGTTTACTGCGGTTACAGCTGACATTAGTGCAGGAGGAACAGCATTACTTCTTCCGAAATCTATCAAATTAAAAGAAAAACAGGAAATTGTTATTTGGTTCTCCCTACCATTTCAAAATGAAGGAATTGAATACATTAAAGTAAAAGGTAAGATCATTCGGTTTATTCCTGCAGATCATGATCTATTTGTTAAGGCACCTATAGAGTTTCAAAATATCGATGAAGATACTAGGCAGGTTTTAATTCGTTTTTGCTTTAATCAACAAATACTCATTCGTAGAAAAGGGTTAACAATCGAATAA
- the ypeB gene encoding germination protein YpeB → MIRGILIGILSIAVIGTSYWGYKEHQEKSAVLIQAENSYQRAFHDLTYRVDQLHDRIGATLAMNSRESLSPALADVWRITSEAQSDVGQLPLALLPFNKTEEFLAGISDFSYKAAVRDLEKDPLTEKEYKTLKSMYSEAADVQKELRKVQSLVLENNLRWMDVELALASGQKQMDNTIVDGLKTVEENVKSYSESQFGASLTSMKKNLGFDNLEGKEINAEEAEKIAKKFVENKVTDIKVTENGDGADYEFFSVSMDDKEQKVDINMDITKKGGYPIFLVQNREVAEKKISLNQATENARKFLNEHGFEDLDLFESAQYDNVGVFSFVSIENGVRIYPDALRMKVALDDGQVIGFSARDYLAAHKKRDIPKPKISKEEAAKMLNPSLEVQEDRLALIINEFKEEVLCYEFLGTIENDTYRIFINAEDGTEEKVEILKNPEPIFQDV, encoded by the coding sequence ATGATACGTGGTATTTTGATTGGAATTTTATCAATCGCTGTGATTGGTACTTCTTACTGGGGGTACAAAGAACATCAAGAAAAAAGTGCAGTGCTGATTCAAGCAGAAAATAGTTATCAACGCGCATTTCATGATTTAACCTATCGTGTTGATCAGCTACATGATAGAATCGGTGCAACACTAGCTATGAACTCAAGGGAGTCGTTATCTCCAGCTTTAGCAGACGTTTGGAGAATTACCTCTGAAGCACAATCAGACGTAGGTCAGTTACCATTAGCTTTATTACCTTTCAATAAGACAGAGGAGTTTTTAGCTGGAATTAGCGATTTTAGCTACAAAGCTGCTGTTCGTGATTTAGAAAAAGATCCACTTACCGAAAAAGAATATAAAACACTAAAATCAATGTATTCAGAAGCTGCTGATGTTCAAAAGGAGTTACGTAAAGTTCAAAGTCTTGTTTTAGAGAATAACTTAAGGTGGATGGATGTTGAGCTTGCTTTAGCCTCCGGACAAAAGCAAATGGATAATACAATTGTCGATGGATTAAAGACTGTCGAAGAAAACGTTAAAAGTTACTCTGAATCTCAATTCGGTGCATCACTTACTTCTATGAAGAAAAACTTAGGTTTTGATAACTTAGAAGGAAAAGAAATAAATGCAGAAGAAGCTGAGAAAATAGCAAAGAAGTTCGTAGAGAATAAAGTTACTGACATAAAAGTAACTGAAAACGGTGACGGTGCAGATTATGAATTTTTCAGTGTTTCCATGGATGATAAAGAACAAAAAGTAGACATAAATATGGACATTACGAAAAAAGGCGGATACCCAATATTCTTAGTGCAGAATAGAGAGGTTGCGGAGAAGAAAATTAGCTTGAACCAAGCTACAGAAAATGCTAGGAAGTTTTTAAATGAACACGGGTTTGAAGATTTAGATCTTTTCGAAAGTGCTCAATATGATAATGTTGGTGTATTTTCATTTGTTTCTATTGAGAATGGGGTCAGAATATATCCAGATGCTCTTCGCATGAAGGTAGCGTTGGACGATGGTCAAGTGATTGGCTTCTCGGCAAGAGATTATTTAGCAGCTCATAAAAAACGAGATATACCTAAGCCGAAGATTTCTAAAGAAGAAGCAGCTAAAATGTTGAATCCAAGTCTGGAAGTACAAGAAGACCGTTTGGCTCTTATAATAAACGAGTTTAAAGAGGAAGTACTTTGCTACGAATTTTTAGGAACGATCGAAAACGATACTTACAGGATTTTTATTAATGCAGAAGATGGAACGGAAGAAAAGGTAGAGATATTAAAAAATCCAGAACCAATTTTCCAGGATGTTTAA
- the sleB gene encoding spore cortex-lytic enzyme, which yields MKNMRIMLIVVVMAFTSITFQFLSQGVSVAHAFSDQTIQRGATGSDVIELQARLQYNGYYHGPIDGVYGWSTYWAVKNFQNMFGLEEVDGLVGQKTKDMLQKSTKFYSDWVYKQINQGRRFTHYGGVPLDIQSAPSEQQIQKARKIAEQRRIQQEKQYKAQANSQQQQEKQQQNQEQQNQQQKEQKQQNQQQQKQQKQQQQQNQQQQEQQQQTQQQQKQQQQNQQQQEQQRHQNQQQQKQQQQQTQQQQGQQQQQNQQQQEQQQQQTQQQQGQQQQQTQQQQKQQQQQNQQQQKPQQQKNQDQKDSTAVNMPNGFSQNDIKLMANAVYGEARGEPYIGQVAVAAVILNRVNSATFPNTVSGVIFEPRAFTAVADGQIWLTPNESAKKAVLDAINGFDPTGNAVYYFNPDTATSSWIWGRPQIKRIGKHIFCE from the coding sequence ATGAAAAACATGCGCATAATGCTGATAGTTGTGGTAATGGCTTTTACTTCTATCACATTTCAATTTCTTTCACAAGGCGTTTCTGTAGCACATGCTTTTTCAGATCAAACCATTCAAAGAGGTGCAACGGGAAGTGATGTAATTGAATTGCAGGCAAGGCTTCAATATAACGGATATTATCATGGCCCGATTGATGGAGTCTACGGATGGAGCACGTATTGGGCAGTTAAGAATTTCCAAAATATGTTTGGTCTAGAGGAAGTTGATGGATTAGTTGGACAAAAAACCAAGGATATGTTACAAAAATCAACTAAATTTTATAGTGATTGGGTTTACAAACAAATTAACCAAGGAAGAAGATTTACACATTATGGCGGAGTCCCGTTAGATATTCAATCTGCACCTTCAGAGCAGCAAATTCAAAAAGCAAGGAAGATTGCGGAGCAAAGACGAATTCAGCAAGAAAAGCAATATAAAGCTCAAGCAAATAGCCAGCAACAACAAGAGAAACAACAACAGAATCAAGAGCAACAGAATCAGCAGCAAAAGGAACAAAAGCAGCAGAATCAGCAGCAACAGAAACAACAGAAACAACAACAGCAGCAGAATCAACAGCAACAAGAGCAACAACAGCAGACTCAACAGCAACAGAAACAACAACAGCAGAATCAACAGCAACAAGAGCAACAACGACATCAGAATCAACAGCAACAGAAACAACAACAGCAGCAGACTCAACAGCAACAAGGGCAACAACAGCAGCAGAATCAGCAGCAACAAGAGCAACAACAGCAGCAGACTCAACAGCAACAAGGGCAACAACAGCAGCAGACTCAACAGCAACAAAAGCAACAACAACAGCAGAATCAACAGCAACAAAAGCCACAACAGCAAAAGAATCAAGACCAAAAAGATTCAACTGCAGTAAACATGCCGAATGGATTTTCGCAAAATGATATTAAATTAATGGCAAACGCTGTTTATGGAGAAGCTCGTGGTGAGCCGTATATCGGACAAGTAGCTGTTGCGGCTGTCATTTTAAACCGAGTTAATAGTGCAACTTTCCCAAATACCGTTTCAGGAGTTATTTTTGAACCACGTGCCTTTACAGCAGTAGCAGATGGGCAAATTTGGTTAACTCCAAATGAATCAGCGAAAAAAGCTGTTTTGGATGCAATTAATGGATTTGACCCAACCGGGAATGCAGTGTATTACTTTAACCCAGATACAGCCACCAGTTCTTGGATTTGGGGAAGACCACAAATTAAACGTATCGGGAAGCATATTTTCTGTGAATAG
- the prsW gene encoding glutamic-type intramembrane protease PrsW, with protein MIEIISAGIAPGLALLSYFYLRDQYESEPVYLVFRSFIFGALLVFPIMFIQYVLEVEKVFTSEFLYTFIAVGFLEEFFKWFVLFFTIYQHVQFNEHYDGIVYGVAVSLGFATLENIIYLFANGVEYALGRALLPVSSHALFGVIMGYYLGKGKFSVIKNRTKWILLSCSIPILLHTVYDSILLNYFNWKYIMVPFMLFLWWFALHKAKKARIKIFDSKLP; from the coding sequence ATGATTGAAATTATATCTGCGGGCATTGCCCCGGGTCTGGCACTATTGAGTTATTTTTACTTGAGAGATCAGTATGAATCAGAGCCGGTCTATTTAGTGTTTCGTTCATTTATCTTTGGGGCTCTGCTTGTTTTTCCGATAATGTTTATTCAATATGTTTTAGAAGTTGAAAAAGTGTTTACTTCTGAATTTTTATATACTTTTATTGCTGTAGGATTTTTAGAAGAATTTTTCAAATGGTTCGTCTTATTTTTTACGATCTATCAACATGTTCAATTTAATGAGCATTACGATGGGATTGTCTATGGTGTAGCTGTTTCTCTTGGATTTGCGACTTTAGAGAATATTATTTATTTATTTGCAAATGGAGTCGAATACGCGTTAGGTCGCGCTCTTTTACCGGTTTCAAGTCATGCTTTATTTGGAGTGATTATGGGATATTATTTAGGGAAAGGTAAATTTTCAGTTATCAAAAATCGAACAAAATGGATTTTATTATCCTGTTCAATCCCTATCTTATTACACACTGTTTATGATTCAATTTTATTAAATTATTTTAATTGGAAATATATTATGGTTCCATTTATGCTGTTTCTTTGGTGGTTCGCTTTACACAAAGCCAAAAAAGCACGAATTAAGATATTTGATTCTAAACTGCCTTAG
- a CDS encoding asparaginase produces the protein MSRKNILLIHTGGTISMKEDEETGEVKPGEKNPLVEHIKEVPDINLISTELFHLPSPHITPLNMLQIKNYIEEMKKIKNIDGVVITHGTDTLEETAYFLDVTLSLSIPIVLTGAMRSSNELGSDGLYNLLSALKVAASDCAKNMGVLVVMNDEIHTAKNVTKTHTSNVATFQSPQYGPIGMVNKGGVFFHHTPIVTNPLHAETLDKNVFLIKAFAGMDGSLLNGIEQLQPDGLVIEALGQGNVPPMMVPGIKNLLNKKIPIVLVSRCFNGIAQDVYGYEGGGRQLKELGVIFSNGLNGQKARIKLMIALETTKDQQALETIFAT, from the coding sequence ATGTCGAGAAAAAACATTTTACTTATTCACACTGGTGGAACCATTTCAATGAAGGAAGACGAAGAAACAGGAGAGGTTAAACCCGGAGAAAAAAACCCTCTAGTTGAACATATAAAAGAGGTACCTGATATTAACCTCATCTCAACAGAACTGTTTCACTTACCTTCACCACATATCACACCTTTAAATATGTTACAAATTAAAAATTATATAGAAGAAATGAAAAAAATAAAAAATATAGACGGTGTTGTTATTACACACGGTACAGATACGTTAGAGGAAACTGCGTATTTCCTTGATGTCACGTTATCTTTATCAATTCCGATTGTTCTTACTGGTGCGATGAGATCAAGTAATGAGCTAGGATCAGATGGGCTTTATAATCTTTTATCAGCCTTAAAAGTAGCTGCATCAGATTGTGCCAAAAACATGGGAGTTTTGGTTGTAATGAATGATGAAATTCATACAGCAAAAAACGTAACAAAAACACATACAAGTAATGTAGCAACTTTTCAAAGCCCACAATATGGACCAATCGGAATGGTAAACAAAGGAGGCGTTTTCTTCCATCACACCCCTATTGTTACAAATCCACTTCATGCTGAAACACTTGATAAAAATGTTTTCTTAATCAAGGCGTTTGCCGGAATGGACGGCAGTCTACTAAATGGGATAGAACAGTTACAACCTGATGGACTAGTGATAGAAGCTTTAGGACAAGGTAACGTGCCACCTATGATGGTGCCTGGAATCAAGAACCTACTAAATAAAAAAATACCTATTGTTCTTGTATCTCGCTGCTTTAATGGCATTGCTCAGGATGTGTATGGATATGAAGGTGGAGGACGACAGTTAAAAGAATTAGGTGTTATTTTTAGCAACGGACTAAATGGACAAAAAGCAAGAATCAAGCTAATGATTGCGCTAGAAACAACAAAAGATCAACAAGCTCTAGAAACAATTTTTGCAACGTAA
- a CDS encoding YpdA family putative bacillithiol disulfide reductase, with protein MIKEEIIIVGGGPCGLSAAIELEELGTKPLVIEKGNIVNAIYHYPTHQTFFSSSEKLEIGNIPFITENRKPVRNQALAYYREVVKRKQLRINAFEKVEKIEKKENQKFIVMTNKQTYEAKQVVIATGYYDHPNLMNLPGEDLPKVFHYFKEAHPYFDKDVVVIGGKNSSVDAALELVKAGARVTVLYRGAEYSKSVKPWILPEFESLVKNEIIKMEFQAHVLEIGETSVKYVVGDEEKRIKNDFVFAMTGYHPDHKFLRNMGVTINAETGRPTHNPDTMETNIEGIFIAGVIAAGNNANEIFIENGRFHGQLICEALRNKR; from the coding sequence TTGATAAAGGAAGAAATAATTATTGTAGGTGGAGGTCCCTGTGGATTATCTGCAGCCATTGAATTAGAAGAGCTTGGTACTAAACCACTTGTTATTGAAAAAGGAAATATTGTGAATGCAATCTATCATTATCCCACACATCAAACGTTTTTCAGCTCAAGTGAAAAACTAGAAATTGGAAATATACCTTTTATTACTGAAAATCGTAAGCCTGTTCGTAACCAAGCTTTGGCTTATTATCGTGAAGTTGTAAAAAGAAAACAACTAAGAATCAATGCTTTTGAAAAAGTTGAAAAAATTGAAAAAAAAGAAAATCAAAAATTTATAGTTATGACAAATAAACAAACGTATGAAGCAAAACAGGTTGTGATCGCAACAGGATATTATGATCATCCAAATTTAATGAATTTACCTGGTGAAGATTTACCCAAAGTATTTCACTATTTTAAGGAAGCACATCCATACTTTGACAAAGATGTCGTCGTTATTGGTGGTAAAAACTCAAGTGTTGATGCCGCGTTAGAATTAGTTAAAGCAGGAGCAAGGGTAACTGTTTTATACAGGGGAGCTGAGTACTCTAAAAGTGTAAAACCATGGATTTTGCCAGAATTTGAATCACTTGTAAAAAATGAAATAATAAAAATGGAGTTTCAAGCACATGTTCTTGAGATTGGGGAAACATCCGTTAAATATGTTGTGGGTGATGAAGAGAAGCGGATAAAGAATGATTTTGTTTTTGCTATGACGGGCTATCATCCAGATCACAAATTTCTTAGAAATATGGGTGTAACAATCAATGCTGAAACTGGTCGACCGACTCACAACCCAGATACAATGGAGACAAATATTGAAGGGATTTTTATTGCGGGTGTAATTGCAGCTGGAAATAATGCAAACGAAATATTCATTGAGAATGGACGATTTCACGGTCAGTTAATATGTGAGGCACTCCGCAATAAAAGATAA